Below is a genomic region from Henckelia pumila isolate YLH828 chromosome 3, ASM3356847v2, whole genome shotgun sequence.
agatcagttcttagtgtatcaagaagatggctctgataccacttgttaggagaATCatagttgcacataaacagtttgaggtgttgtcacaaggtgttgtcaacacctactataacaccttgagtaatttgcaacGGAATGTAAGTTAAGcgtgtataaaataaataagcaaccaaataaatagactcaattgaattaagcaagagtataaatactcttgcagcgcctcagggcaaaacttcactagaaaactttcacAGAGTGTTACATACCCTAATACTAGTGactattgtaaaaatcaatttctcaagACAAGTGAGAAGATAAATAATAAAGTTTCTCCAAAAAAAACATTCTATAtgtaataaataaaacataGTAAGGAGAAAAACTCTTGAAGCCAAAACAAGTGAGATGTAAACACCCTTCGATCAATAATATTCGAGTGTTCTTCACGGCTTCAAGCAACCACGACCGTGACAAGCTTCAGAGATTCTCCCGTATGTATCTATAGCTCTCTCTCCGTCTCTCTATATCTCGGTACTCTACCTTGTAGGCGTATGTCATCAATAAATAGAGCAAGAGTCTTTCTTTAGAATGTTTCTTTGTAGGCACAGGACTCTAGATCTTGATCAAGGCAAATCTGCACAATAAAGAATTAAATCAATAGATATTAGATAACATAATATTCTGATAACTTTAATTAAATCAAGTTATTCAAGGAATTAaataacttcatgtccaagaaaggcaaaagataattaataaaatctttttcaaaataggatgattttaaggaataaaatattcctttcactTGTTTTGCTGGCTTCATCTTCACTTCACTCGATAACCCGACACTCtatctgatatatatatatatatatatatatatatagatatatatatatatatatatatatatatatatatatatatacctccATTGATTCTACGCACCAAAATTTTCATGTTGAACGTTTTAGAACAAGAAAAAAATCAAGGAAAATGACATATTGATTACATgttatatttgaaattacaaaatattatcttttaattttatttgaaaaaactctTTCAAAAATACATTACAGATAATTATGTAATTTCACTAGTGCAATTAAGTAAATGTAACCCTCCATATATACGTAGGATACCAGGATcactcaaaaaaataaaaaattaagacGAAGCGCAAAAGCTCCAAGTAGCTAGAATAACAAATATTCCCCACAAACTATGCTCATTGGTCTTGCCAAGCAATTCGTCTTCCAAGATACAGTACTAATTATTTTGAGATAGTAGGCATTCCATAACAAAAAATTTATGAACccacaaaaattttcaaatccatTCTATATCATCTTATGCAATTTCAATCATAATTGTGTGGGATTTTTAAATGCACCCACCCCACCCCATATGAGTGTCATTTTCAATATATCCATCGAACCCTCCCCAAAATCAGACCCATATAATTGCAACCTTGAATTTTTCGATCCGAACAAGTCAAAGATTTTGAAATTCATTAATCCAAACGCAACGAGCTAATGTTTATTCCTTTTAATTCTTGAAATTAATCGCTTCCCACCATTatgtaatatataattaattaaaatatattatcagcttctttcttttaatttttttccctcTCCATAAGTAGCAACGCAAATGTAGTCTTGGAGAAAACCCATTACTAAATTGcctaaaaaaagaaaagaaaacccaTTAATTGGAGAACTATGCTTTTTTTACCTTAAATACTAAAGACCATAAACCTTTTCTGCAAATTCCCATTTGCCTTTGATTTCCCTTTAAAACTTTTAAGTAAATAAAGGAGATAAAGCAAGAATCTAGCTCCTCCAACGTCAAATCATCCTTTATTTAcatataaattttacttttaacTAGTTTATTACCTTAAAGAACATAACCCTTGTTCTCTGGTTACATGGCATATAATCACTAAGCACATTGTATTTACATCGAAACTAATATATTTTAATGTAATCCACTGGTGGCTCTGAAATGATCTAAAAATTGCTCACTTAGTAGCTAGGGTTCTTTCTTGTTGCCACTATAAATACATGGGTTGCTATTCCATTCTCAGCCAGCAAATTAAAAGTCACCTCAAGTAAGAAATTTTCTCTTACATATTATATGGCAAAAATGTCATCAGATCCTCTAGTGATCGGTAGAGTGATCGGAGATGTCGTGGATGATTTCTACCCCACCGTGAAGATGTCGGTCACGTACAACTTGAACAAGCACGTGTACAACGGGTACGAGCACTTCCCTTCCACGGTTGCTTCTAAACCTAGGGTTGAAGTTCATGGAGGGGATTTGAGATCATTCTTCACCCTGGtaaataatgtatatatattggggttttttccttctttttttttttttttgctatttATAATTTCTGCGAATCTTGTCATGCTTATTTCTTGTTAAATTCTTGGTGGCTTGTTTTTCGTGTTGTTTTGTTCAGATCATGACAGATCCTGATGTTCCAGGGCCAAGTGATCCATATCTCAGAGAACATTTGCACTGGTATGCTTAGCAATTATGTTTTTAGAAgaataattaaatggatatatatatatatatatgttttaaagtATAATGTTCCACACCCGGCCCT
It encodes:
- the LOC140891515 gene encoding protein CENTRORADIALIS-like isoform X1 yields the protein MAKMSSDPLVIGRVIGDVVDDFYPTVKMSVTYNLNKHVYNGYEHFPSTVASKPRVEVHGGDLRSFFTLIMTDPDVPGPSDPYLREHLHWIVTDIPGTTDSSFGKEAVSYEMPRPNIGIHRFIFLLFKQKKRQSVMKQPVCRDGFNARKFAEENELGLPVAAVFFNCQRETAARKR